ATTTACCCCAGCAGGACTTCTTTATAGTAAGGGTGATCAGTTGATTGAAGGCTGCCGTCGAGTAGCATGCTGTCACTAAGAAAAATGCACTGTTTGTATATTTCAAATTTAAAATGGTACGGTTATGTGTGGAATCACTCACGCTTAATATACCaagccaaataaataaaaaaacaagcagcacACCTTACTACTTGGAGACAATGAAAAGTGTATTTTTGATGTGTTTACCAAGGTAACTAGCCCTTTGTTTTAATGTTATCACTGATATGTTCGATGACTGTTTTGAGTGTGAAATAATACATATATACCAAAAGTTTATAATTAATTGAATCTGCTTTAGTGTGCGGGCACatttgtgtgagtgtgagagagagaggggcaggaagagaaagaggaaagcaTGCTGTGAAGTAGGTGGGCATTTCCCTGTATGGCAGCATAAACTTCAACGCTGATCCTGTTGAAAAGTGTACTGCTGCTATTTGATGGTGCCCCGTACTGCAGGTTGTTGCTGAGTGCAGGCACTTCAAGGGCACAATGAGTTTGCACCATCCAAAACTGCCACTACCGAGTCCCAAGTAATGGCTGCAGTCTCTGAAGTGCATCCCAGCTAGTCATTTAACCTCACATAGGATTCTCTCCATCATTTGAGCACCATGAAGTAGGTGGTCCAACCAGCCAGCAGCAGCGCCCCAATGAGCATCGTGTAGCTGACCAGCACGAAGGCCAGAAGCTCCTTCAGCATCTGTAAGACCTGGACAGTCACAGAGCCCCGCATGGtcctctggggtccaggcagcaggATGGCCACAGATGGAATCACGGTGACGCAGGCTTTTGTGTCTTCAAGATGCTCCTGCATTTGAAAGAAACAAGATATTGTTGTGAAATATTTTTAATACTTTGGGAATTATTTTCACACACTCTAAAAGCTACGTTTTTACAGAAGATTTAGAGACCAACATTAAAAACTCTGTCAGTGCTAATTCTCAATAGCAAAGAATATGACTTTTGACAGAACACTTAGAGAAATTCAGAACATAAATACCATATAACCGTTCAAAGGTATTTAGCTTTCTTTGCTGCTCTCAGAAaaatatatgggataaagtgccTCTGCTATTCATTACAATGAATTTGCAAATCATAGTAGAGTTCTGTGACCACACAGAGGAACAAGACATTTCTAGGTCGACAGAATTTCAAGGTGACTTGTGTACTTCTATACGCATAATACATATCCCTATATACATGGCCACACTGTCACTATTCTACCAAACTGCTTAAATTCTTGGTCTCTTGATGCTTCATGAAAATTATAGCATGGCTGCAAACATGTGGGATCAATACGGATGCTATACAGTGAAAATGAACATGCCTCAAATCTAGAATATAGATATTGAGGCAGTTTAATTTAAGTGACTTCCAATAATGCTTGTACTTCAGAAAGTGTGGTAGCATTATTTCATGCAATAAACCCTACGGTATAAAAGACAAACCCAGTGCAATAAGTATCTCTTTATCTGTtaatgattgttaattttgggaggTAAAATAGTTCAGAGAACTGACAGCTGAAAAGCTAGCCATTCATTCATTCCAGCAGTTGTAATTCTGCTCCATGATCCAAGTTTGACACTGTCTTCTGGCTCTGGCAGGGCCCACACAAAACTTAAATGTTATAATTTATTACAGtagtgacttagggcctcattacgagtgtcgtGGTTTACTGACTTGCACACTCGCGGTCAGACCGCCACggaactgccagctccgccaggatccatgatcccgacggcCTGGTGGTGACAGagattgtaatccgccagggcagcgctgcatgccacactgccctgcggattacgaccttgttctccaaaagccttttcatggcagtgcaatggctggcggagaacaggtgcaggggacccccctgcccagcaccctcgcagttttcactgtctgcacattgCGAGGGTAagggtgcaccctgcgggctacaccattgccgccggctcaattacgagctagaGACAATGCTATAGCCCATTTCCCACtatgccagcgggcggaaactgaggCTTCTGCCTgtcgacctagtgggaaactcataataactCCAGCTAGGAGGTTGCCAcgaaggcggcagccaccctgttgggagtttggcggatgggctttcccAACTGtcgaactcgtaatagggcccttaaTTTTCTTATTACAAATGACTAGTGGTGTTACAACTAGACTGTTATAAGAAAGGTACAGACATATTTTTATTCCGTTCTTAACAAGCTTCAATGTGTAAGCAGGGGCATAACGGACACCCTTGCAGCCCCTGCAATGCATGGGGCCCCCAGCCTTCTATAAATAAACAGAGGGCCCCATAGCTTGTCAGCTCGAGGGTATGGGTACTGAGAGGGGCCCCCATATCACTCCTTACAGGAGAGACCCCTGTGTTTCCTTACACCACTGAACAGTGTAAGGGGTTCCTTTGCATCATTTCTACACAGAGGATAGTTTTGGCCTCTGACTTGCTGGTGACCAACAGAACTTTGTGCAGGGGCTTATCTCACTAAAGTATTTGACCAGCACCAGGAGCTAGTAATTTTGTAACCTTCTGTGTAGGTCGattaaaattaaatatgccatttatgtTTTTTCTGTACTTTAACTTCTTTTCCCTCACAAATAGGTATTGTTCCCCATACATGAAACACCTTCTAGTGCACATCTTATACATACCGGATTGCACGGCACAATTTGCCCCACTTTCTGCACAACTTAGCACGAACACAGGCCCTCATGTACAACGATTCAATTTAAGTATACATAAATTGCAACAAATAACGATTTTCAATTCtttaaatggaatgtacaaaaatggATATGTTGAAAGTGGTCACAATTTGGGCACTGACTTAACGAATCCATTGGAATTTTGAGAACTAGTCTATGTAATAATAGGTTGGTTCTCAAAATGCCTATTTGTAATGGGTTGCATTttgacccaactcattaatattcatgaggtaggtcacaatttgggacCCACTATGACTGGCTTCAATGACCGGCGTGGcgacctgctggggtcagtagaccactatgttccatttttaaaaaatgttgcccgttttctttaaagcaaAACAGGATGTGCTAAAACACAAATAAAGTTATAGAAACCTTTTTATGACCGGACAGTGATCTCATGGATcattgcctgctcctaaaaaacggCTTTGCAAACactcataaaggggaaggggccctTGGGTGACCCCTTCCCATTTTCAAATGGCTTATAACCTCCTTTGAGGAGGTGGTAAAATATTTAAGTTTTGCCACTGGATTTCGAAGgcaaaacattaatatatataCCCATTGGAAGGAGTATCTAAAATGGATGCCCTTAACATgtctcttccaaataccaattaGGGGCAGTATTGTATACTGCGGACCGAGGGTGCAACGGGTGTGTCCGCCTGCTTTGTTCGCCCCCCGGGGCATAACTGTAATATAGAGGGCCCCACAGATGCTTGTGAGGCTGTTTCATCATTTGCCTGGGAACTTGGCCCCATCCAATAAGTGAACCAGTTTGCCTCGAAGCCCGAGCCATATTATGGACATGGGCAAACATGCCTTtatgaggtgcactgaaagtgcaccacaaaaaggtggcacactttgcACCTCCTAAAGGCGGCTATCTGGAGGGGAGACAGGGCTCACATGGGCACACTTCAGACATTACCTTGCAGGAGAgtgcactcactgcacctgcctgcaaagaGATCCCTCTCCCTTCTGGACAGTGCAGACAGGTTGCGTCCTGCACAGTAGAACACAGAGCAGCTTTTAGACAGCTGCTCCATATTGTCCTTGAATGCGCTGCCCCGAGGGCAGCGTGAGTTTGCAGCTGCTCTAGGAGCAGTGTATTCTTTCTAATATAAAGGTGCACTatggcgcaaacagggaaagtgcactgtATTCATAATACATTGCTTGGTATctattctcaaattgcgatttggtaagatTCTGTAACATCTTATCAAATCACATATTGGGTTTTATGAATTGAAAAATGCCATTTGTAGTTAGAAAGACTCTGATTTTATGAATTAGAGCCTTACCGACCGTAAAACAGCTTCAGACACGAGGGCCATAGTATAAAGTAAATTAGGCTAAATGTTGGATCCTTGAATAAGTCTACTAAGTGCATTTCTACATATTTTTGAATGGCCCAACATGTTAACTTTATTGATTGCTCTGCCCATTCTCTCAGTCAATCAAGAGTACATCCTCGTCTACAAGCCCATTtcgaatatgtgtgtgtgtaatatttgCACAGCAGGGAGAGCCAACGAAGGCAGAAGCAGGGTAGAAGTGAGTTGTCAGGCTCTGGCCTGGCGCTTGCACAATCGGTGTGGCAAGACATACTAGATTTAGAGCTGGGCGGGCAGGGACACGAATATGGTACCGAACTCTCTACCATCCATGAGACAAATACAATAATACAAATACTGGACAGGCCGCAACAATGAGGTTAACTACCTGGTTTGAATGTTTGATAAAGTTGCTAAAAGACAAAATGCACAATAAACAGCGTTAAAAAAAAGACATACTAGAGCCGACCTGAACATCTCAGCCACTGCCCGCTTCCCTCTAGATCCAGGATTGAATCTGGGCATGGCAGTTCAATTACAGAATATGTTAGCAAAAGCATGTCTA
The Pleurodeles waltl isolate 20211129_DDA chromosome 11, aPleWal1.hap1.20221129, whole genome shotgun sequence genome window above contains:
- the LOC138266299 gene encoding uncharacterized protein, producing the protein MRGSVTVQVLQMLKELLAFVLVSYTMLIGALLLAGWTTYFMVLK